One genomic window of Gossypium hirsutum isolate 1008001.06 chromosome D11, Gossypium_hirsutum_v2.1, whole genome shotgun sequence includes the following:
- the LOC107926765 gene encoding hevein-like preproprotein, whose product MGNLSLSLVSLLCLLATAASQQCGRQAGGRTCANNLCCSQFGYCGTTDDYCSPSRGCQSNCRGGGGSGGGGESASNVRATYHYYNPAQNGWNLNAVSAYCSTWDANKPLAWRQKYGWTAFCGPVGPRGQASCGRCLRVTNRATRAQVTVRIVDQCSNGGLDLDVAVFQQIDTDGRGHARGHLLVDYQFVAC is encoded by the exons ATGGGTAATCTAAGCCTATCCCTTGTTTCTTTACTATGCTTATTAGCTACTGCCGCTTCCCAGCAGTGTGGGCGCCAAGCCGGTGGCCGGACTTGTGCTAACAACCTTTGTTGCAGCCAGTTTGGTTATTGTGGCACCACAGATGATTATTGTTCACCTTCTAGAGGTTGCCAAAGTAACTGTCGGGGTGGGGGTGGTAGTGGCGGCGGTGGTGAAAGTGCCTCCAATGTCAGAGCTACCTACCATTACTACAACCCTGCACAAAATGGATGGAACCTAAATGCTGTAAGTGCCTACTGCTCAACTTGGGATGCAAACAAGCCCTTAGCATGGCGCCAGAAGTATGGATGGACCGCCTTCTGCGGACCGGTCGGACCTCGTGGCCAAGCATCTTGTGGAAGATGCTTAAGG GTGACAAATAGAGCTACAAGAGCACAAGTAACAGTAAGAATTGTGGATCAGTGCAGCAACGGAGGCCTAGATTTAGATGTAGCCGTGTTCCAGCAGATTGACACTGATGGCAGAGGCCATGCCCGAGGCCACCTTCTGGTGGATTACCAATTTGTCGCCTGTTGA